In one window of Candidatus Thermoplasmatota archaeon DNA:
- a CDS encoding radical SAM protein, which translates to METLPPHVTVLDGYVDEPACFGVPPYISPHARNVAGVVAELGGSVSYLTIDEWRKRSPKREALKREGYLLVIAGALVPGKYLRGTPVSLREARQIAADFPGQSILAGSSATYGFGVGGGRPPQGREELRSIFQHLCFLDVDAYLFDLFEKGKGTQRRKTMDEWARWPVLGAHVVRQHPDHPQPLIAEIETYHGCVRFVNGGCSFCMEPAEGAPKFRPVQQVVDECEALAREGVVNFRIGGQADFFTYGTTQVGQSESPAPNPDAIEALLAGIRKRCPGLRVLHIDNVDPGIVFDHPQESERIARLVAHHCTDGNIAAFGLETADPSVHDKNNLNVTADECLAAMRLLNKVGAERGPTGMPKFLPGLNFICGLPGESLATYDHNRRFLQRVLDEGLLVRRINIRKLLEQRIAGGADTSAFFKFKEWTRANVDRPMLRRMLPVGTILRNVYLESREGHLTYGRQIGSYPLLVGLPYDMVLDRFVDVAIVGHGERSVTAVEHPLDVNRASLRALTALPGVGAKRAARIVRARPFADAGAFVAALDDADVARAVLPFVRTG; encoded by the coding sequence GTGGAAACGCTTCCCCCGCACGTCACCGTGCTTGACGGCTACGTCGACGAGCCCGCCTGCTTTGGCGTCCCGCCCTACATCAGCCCGCACGCCCGAAACGTGGCGGGCGTGGTCGCCGAGCTTGGCGGCTCCGTGAGCTACCTCACGATCGACGAATGGCGAAAGCGCAGCCCCAAACGGGAAGCGCTCAAGCGCGAAGGCTACCTGCTCGTGATCGCAGGCGCGCTCGTTCCCGGCAAGTACCTCCGCGGCACGCCCGTCTCGCTGCGCGAGGCCCGGCAGATCGCGGCGGACTTCCCCGGCCAGTCGATCCTCGCCGGATCGAGCGCAACGTACGGCTTTGGCGTCGGGGGAGGCCGCCCGCCGCAAGGACGCGAGGAGCTCCGGTCCATCTTTCAACACCTCTGCTTCCTCGATGTGGACGCGTACCTCTTCGACCTCTTCGAGAAGGGGAAGGGCACGCAGCGACGAAAGACCATGGACGAGTGGGCCCGCTGGCCCGTCCTTGGCGCGCACGTCGTCCGCCAGCATCCGGACCACCCGCAGCCGCTCATCGCGGAGATCGAGACGTACCACGGCTGCGTCCGCTTCGTGAACGGCGGCTGCAGCTTCTGCATGGAGCCCGCCGAGGGCGCGCCCAAGTTCCGCCCCGTGCAGCAGGTCGTGGACGAGTGCGAGGCGCTTGCCCGCGAAGGCGTCGTGAACTTCCGCATCGGCGGCCAGGCCGACTTCTTCACCTACGGAACGACGCAGGTGGGCCAAAGCGAAAGCCCGGCGCCCAACCCCGACGCGATCGAGGCGCTGCTTGCGGGCATTCGAAAGCGCTGCCCGGGCCTTCGCGTCCTGCACATCGACAACGTGGACCCCGGCATCGTGTTCGACCACCCGCAGGAAAGCGAGCGCATCGCGCGCCTGGTCGCCCACCACTGCACGGACGGGAACATCGCCGCGTTTGGCCTCGAGACGGCCGACCCTTCCGTCCACGACAAGAACAACCTCAACGTCACGGCCGACGAGTGCCTCGCCGCCATGCGTCTCTTGAACAAGGTCGGCGCGGAGCGCGGCCCCACGGGCATGCCGAAGTTCCTCCCAGGCCTCAACTTCATCTGCGGGCTTCCCGGCGAGAGCCTTGCGACCTACGACCACAACCGCCGATTCCTCCAGCGCGTCCTCGACGAGGGCCTCCTCGTGCGCCGCATCAACATCCGCAAGCTCCTCGAGCAGCGCATCGCCGGCGGCGCCGACACGAGCGCGTTCTTCAAGTTCAAGGAATGGACGCGGGCAAACGTCGACCGGCCGATGCTCCGGCGCATGCTCCCCGTCGGCACGATCCTTCGAAACGTGTATCTCGAGTCGCGCGAGGGCCACCTCACGTACGGCCGGCAGATCGGAAGCTACCCTCTCCTCGTGGGGCTCCCGTACGACATGGTGCTCGACCGGTTCGTGGACGTGGCGATCGTGGGCCACGGCGAGCGGAGCGTCACCGCCGTCGAGCACCCGCTCGACGTGAACCGCGCAAGCCTGCGCGCGCTCACGGCGCTTCCGGGCGTGGGCGCAAAGCGCGCAGCGCGCATCGTTCGGGCGCGGCCGTTTGCCGACGCGGGGGCGTTTGTGGCGGCGTTGGACGACGCGGACGTGGCTCGCGCCGTCCTCCCGTTCGTGCGGACGGGCTGA
- a CDS encoding CopD family protein encodes MNALLVPALAGASLLLALLCAAPAQAHAVLLDAVPGPGQHVLDPPRVVFLRFTEDVEKAYTRAEVVDPDGVRRDTGDVRFQESRRNEILVPLAPLADGIYTVRWYTLSIDTHTAQGSYLFAVGNATLDPAQAAAGSARHAHAQDVAFWAESAGRAAFFAGAALAAGLAAFVLLVAGPVLRGVPDALAKAALVASVAASVGGAVVLAAFAARVGVDVAGAVLGTQTGALLLARTLLAGSMAVVLAAAWSRRRSLVLWLAIAGLGGLTLATTSFSGHAGAVRGWGFLPVLADLAHLVAGAGWLGGVVGLLLVAKDRSETQAGALVSTFSPLAVAAVSVVVGTGVFASLLHLPRVEDLWSTLYGLAVVAKASLVAPLVALGAYNKFRLAPALYAGRAPPSRLRRSVAVEAVLFAGILAAAGVLATSPPPEAVEPERGGPLLLEKTLERTHLVVAIAPNPPAVGNQSITVAAHGLGGALPDGTEVFLKLAAPGRPEPDALLAPERASAETWFLSGGLMTERGAWTLYVILQRPDEYAKVSFPVVVQ; translated from the coding sequence ATGAACGCGCTCTTGGTTCCGGCGCTCGCCGGCGCGAGCCTGCTCCTTGCGCTGCTGTGCGCCGCGCCGGCGCAGGCCCACGCCGTGCTGCTGGACGCCGTCCCCGGCCCCGGTCAGCACGTCCTCGACCCGCCGCGCGTGGTCTTCCTGCGCTTCACCGAGGACGTCGAGAAGGCCTACACGCGCGCCGAGGTCGTCGATCCCGACGGCGTCCGGCGGGACACGGGCGACGTGCGGTTCCAGGAGTCCAGGCGCAACGAGATCCTCGTTCCGCTTGCTCCGCTTGCCGACGGGATCTACACCGTCCGCTGGTACACCCTCTCGATCGACACGCACACCGCGCAGGGCAGCTACCTCTTTGCCGTGGGCAACGCGACGCTCGATCCCGCGCAAGCGGCCGCCGGAAGCGCGCGCCACGCGCATGCGCAGGACGTGGCGTTCTGGGCCGAGTCGGCCGGCCGCGCCGCGTTCTTTGCGGGCGCGGCGCTGGCCGCGGGGCTGGCTGCGTTTGTCCTGCTCGTCGCCGGGCCGGTCCTGCGCGGGGTTCCCGACGCGCTGGCGAAGGCGGCCCTGGTCGCCTCCGTGGCGGCAAGCGTCGGCGGGGCCGTGGTCCTGGCCGCCTTCGCCGCACGCGTGGGCGTCGACGTCGCCGGCGCCGTCCTCGGCACGCAAACCGGCGCGCTCCTCTTGGCGCGGACGCTGCTTGCCGGCTCCATGGCGGTGGTCCTCGCGGCGGCGTGGTCCCGCCGTCGCTCTTTGGTCCTGTGGCTTGCGATTGCGGGCCTTGGCGGCCTGACGCTTGCGACGACGTCCTTCTCGGGGCACGCGGGGGCAGTGCGCGGATGGGGGTTCCTGCCCGTCCTGGCCGACCTTGCCCACTTGGTTGCAGGCGCCGGCTGGCTGGGCGGCGTCGTCGGGCTCCTGCTCGTGGCCAAGGACCGGTCGGAGACGCAGGCGGGCGCCCTTGTGTCCACCTTCAGCCCGCTGGCCGTCGCCGCCGTTTCCGTCGTCGTTGGCACCGGCGTCTTCGCAAGCCTGCTGCACCTGCCGCGCGTCGAAGACCTTTGGAGCACCCTCTACGGCCTGGCGGTCGTCGCGAAGGCCTCGCTCGTGGCGCCCTTGGTCGCCCTTGGCGCCTACAACAAGTTCCGCCTCGCGCCCGCCCTCTACGCCGGCCGCGCGCCGCCCTCGCGCCTGCGGCGATCGGTCGCGGTGGAGGCCGTCCTCTTTGCCGGAATCCTCGCGGCCGCGGGCGTCCTCGCTACCTCGCCGCCGCCCGAGGCCGTCGAACCCGAGCGCGGCGGTCCGCTGCTCCTCGAAAAGACGTTGGAGCGGACGCACCTCGTGGTCGCCATCGCGCCCAACCCGCCGGCCGTGGGCAACCAGAGCATCACCGTGGCCGCGCACGGGCTTGGGGGGGCGCTGCCCGACGGGACGGAGGTCTTCCTCAAGCTCGCCGCGCCGGGCCGGCCCGAACCCGACGCGCTGCTCGCGCCCGAGCGGGCAAGCGCCGAGACGTGGTTCCTGTCGGGAGGGTTGATGACCGAGCGCGGCGCATGGACCCTGTACGTGATCCTGCAGCGCCCCGACGAGTACGCAAAGGTCAGCTTCCCAGTGGTGGTCCAATGA
- a CDS encoding ArsR family transcriptional regulator — protein sequence MSVAGEDVSVREKVLDLIRRYPGLHVREVERQLGVSPALASYHLRRLAEGGLLRAETHGEFLRYYPAAAGAPRAGERRLLAILRRPVAAKIALLLLSEGALANKDIALRLGISRATVSYHLHRLSDAGLLQAADERGYELSDPDRVRRLLASFPPAPGILEEFADLWEDLYGP from the coding sequence ATGAGCGTGGCCGGCGAGGACGTCTCCGTCCGCGAGAAGGTCCTCGACCTCATCCGCCGCTACCCCGGTCTCCACGTCCGCGAGGTCGAGCGGCAGCTTGGCGTCTCGCCCGCGCTTGCAAGCTACCACCTGCGGCGCCTTGCGGAGGGCGGCCTCCTTCGCGCCGAGACCCATGGCGAGTTCCTCCGCTACTACCCCGCCGCCGCCGGCGCGCCGCGGGCAGGAGAACGAAGGCTGCTCGCGATCCTTCGCCGCCCCGTCGCGGCGAAGATCGCGCTCCTCCTCCTTTCCGAAGGCGCCCTTGCCAACAAGGACATCGCCTTGCGGCTGGGAATCAGCCGTGCCACCGTGAGCTACCACCTCCACCGCCTCTCCGACGCGGGCCTGCTGCAGGCCGCCGACGAGCGCGGCTATGAGCTTTCGGACCCCGACCGCGTGCGGCGGCTTCTGGCAAGCTTCCCGCCGGCGCCGGGCATCCTCGAAGAGTTTGCAGACCTGTGGGAAGATTTGTACGGCCCCTGA
- a CDS encoding PhoU domain-containing protein yields the protein MSLPKNWVERWEIRKGDVVLLEEAKDGTLRVLASKGQQEPHHADVEYIVNADLCDEPGMLGRIVVGNYVIGRNVIRIRSKGRIKSHHIQEVRASANKLMGMGILQETADEIELQCSVDPARFPIESVMKRLYTIGSTIHKEAIESLVRNDAELAKDAAKREDEADMMYWLTLRLLLSAQMDPVLAEKVGFTETLPILGNRLISKNLETIADYGESIAHNVLHLLDQRKRPEEPLVHRFKVVSDSAAKVVADGLAGVFTRDVKLVNRAIELANQVEKDVDNLVQDCYDKVEDPIALADLRAIAWSLRRIAEFGSEIAIIGFNRYLERSSAICEPLSEKESGKR from the coding sequence GTGTCGTTGCCGAAGAATTGGGTCGAGCGGTGGGAGATCCGCAAGGGCGACGTCGTGCTCCTCGAGGAGGCCAAGGACGGAACCTTGCGCGTGCTTGCGAGCAAGGGCCAGCAGGAGCCGCACCACGCCGACGTGGAGTACATCGTGAACGCGGACCTGTGCGACGAGCCGGGCATGCTGGGCCGCATCGTCGTGGGGAACTACGTCATCGGCCGCAACGTGATCCGCATCCGCAGCAAGGGCCGCATCAAGAGCCATCACATCCAGGAGGTCCGCGCCTCGGCGAACAAGCTCATGGGCATGGGCATCCTGCAGGAGACGGCCGACGAGATCGAGCTCCAGTGCAGCGTGGATCCCGCGCGCTTCCCCATCGAGAGCGTCATGAAGCGCCTCTACACGATCGGAAGCACCATCCACAAGGAAGCGATCGAGAGCCTCGTCCGCAACGACGCCGAGCTTGCCAAGGACGCGGCCAAGCGCGAGGACGAGGCGGACATGATGTACTGGCTCACGCTGCGCCTCCTCCTCTCGGCGCAGATGGACCCGGTGCTCGCGGAGAAGGTCGGCTTCACCGAGACGCTACCGATCCTGGGGAACCGGCTCATCAGCAAGAACCTCGAGACGATCGCCGACTACGGCGAATCCATCGCGCACAACGTGCTGCACCTTCTCGACCAGCGCAAGCGCCCCGAGGAGCCGCTCGTGCACCGCTTCAAGGTCGTCTCCGACAGCGCCGCCAAGGTGGTGGCCGACGGGCTCGCCGGCGTGTTCACGCGCGACGTCAAGCTCGTGAACCGCGCGATCGAGCTTGCAAACCAAGTCGAGAAGGACGTCGACAACCTCGTGCAGGACTGCTACGACAAGGTCGAGGATCCCATCGCGCTTGCCGACCTTCGCGCCATCGCGTGGAGCCTGCGCCGCATCGCGGAGTTCGGAAGCGAGATCGCCATCATCGGCTTCAACCGCTACCTGGAGCGCTCGTCGGCCATCTGCGAGCCCCTGAGCGAGAAGGAGAGCGGAAAGCGCTAG